Part of the Streptomyces sp. NBC_01353 genome, TCGTCGGCCCGGGCAGTGCGAACGCCGAAGCGCTGGAGGGCGCGCACGGGGTGGCCACCGGAGACACCGGCGTCCGGGCCGTCGTCGACTGGTACGGGGTCTCCGACCTCCCCGCCCTGGCCGGTCACCCCCTGCCGGGGATGCCCACGGGCGGCGAGTTCCCCGACCCGTACGACGCTCTGCTCGGCGGCATCGAGGCGGAGCGCCCGGCGCTCTCCCTCGCCGCGAGCCCGGTGACGTACGCGCAGGACTCGACCCCGCCGCCGTTCCTGCTGATCCACGGCACGCGAGACGGCCTGGTCCCGTTCAGCCAGAGCGAGGCGCTCGCCGAAGCCCTGGTGGGCGCGGGTGGAGACGTGACCCTGCGGCCCGTCGAGGGCGCCGACCACATCTTTCTGGGCTCACCCGACATCCCGGAGATCGTCGCGGAGAGCGTCGCGTTCCTGGCCCGGCACCTGAACCCAGGGGCCTGAGGCTCCCGCCCGGCCCTGCCCCCGCTCCCCCACCCACGCCCGCAGCCGCTCCCGTTGACGGCTCCTTCTCCTTCCGACGCGCTCCGTTCCGTCGCAGTCCTGTTCCGCCGAGGGGCCCGGTCCGTCCGGGCCCCTCGGGTACGTCGACCACCCAAGGGCCGCGGACCCACCACCGCGGTCGCGAGAGGCAACCATGTCCACGAATTCGGCCACCCCCTCCCCCCTCACCGAAAGACCGCCCGCGGACACGTCGGCCCCACACCGCCGCGCCGGTGTCCTCATGGCGGGGCTCCTGCTGCTCGGCGTCGCCGCGCTGCCGGCTTTCGTCGTCCGGCCGGACCCGACGAACCCACCGTTCCAGGGCCTGGACGACCAGTGGCTGGCCTGGATGGGGGGCCCGCACGACGGGCTGTACGCCGTACTGGCCGCGGCCCTGAACTGGTTCGGCGGCCCGCTGGGCGTCGTCGTACCGCTCGCCCTGCTGTTCTTCCTGCTCCTGCGCAGGCGCTGGGCCTCGGTCGGCTTCCTGCTCGGCGTCTACTTCGCCGGCAATCTGCTCGTCGTCCAAGGGCTCAAGCACCTGGTGGACCGGCCGCGTCCGGCGAACCCGCTGGTCCGGGTCGACCACGGCTCGTTCCCGTCCGGCCATGCGGCCGGGGCGGCGCTGCTCGTCGTACTCGTCGGGGTACTGCTGGTCCCGGCCGCGCGGCGACGGGCCTGGTGGCTCGGGGGCATCGTGTTCACGCTGGCCATGATGTGGAGCCGTACCTGGCTGCACGCGCACTGGCTCACCGACACCGCGGCCGGAGCGGCCGCCGGTGCGGGCGCGGGTCTGCTGGCGTGGTGGCTCTGCGCCCCAGCGCTCGCCCGGGAATCGCTCCGCGACCGCCGGGGGGCGGCCGCGACCACCCCGGACGCAGCACCTGCGGTGCCGTAGCCGAAGGCGGCGGCTCCCGGCCCGTGATCCGCACGGACCGGGAGCCGCCGTCATCCGTGACGCGTGTCGG contains:
- a CDS encoding phosphatase PAP2 family protein; translated protein: MSTNSATPSPLTERPPADTSAPHRRAGVLMAGLLLLGVAALPAFVVRPDPTNPPFQGLDDQWLAWMGGPHDGLYAVLAAALNWFGGPLGVVVPLALLFFLLLRRRWASVGFLLGVYFAGNLLVVQGLKHLVDRPRPANPLVRVDHGSFPSGHAAGAALLVVLVGVLLVPAARRRAWWLGGIVFTLAMMWSRTWLHAHWLTDTAAGAAAGAGAGLLAWWLCAPALARESLRDRRGAAATTPDAAPAVP